A window of the Arachis duranensis cultivar V14167 chromosome 5, aradu.V14167.gnm2.J7QH, whole genome shotgun sequence genome harbors these coding sequences:
- the LOC107487723 gene encoding CBS domain-containing protein CBSX1, chloroplastic: protein MDSVAFGLASPPFPSPTRRLPSKPHAPPSFPCFRRLPLLLPRLRHFPPPSAANSTLTANSRRGGYYTVGDFMTKKEELHVVKPTTTVDEALEILVENRITGFPVIDDNWNLVGVVSDYDLLALDSISGGAGHGRKDNSMFPEVDSSWKTFNEVQKLLSKTNGKVIGELMTPAPMVVRETTNLEDAARLLLETKFRRLPVVDAEGRLVGIITRGNVVRAALHFKKTNQNKA from the exons ATGGACTCGGTGGCTTTTGGACTCGCATCTCCTCCTTTTCCCTCACCCACGCGCCGCCTCCCTTCCAAACCTCACGCGCCACCTTCTTTCCCTTGTTTCCGCCGATTGCCGCTTCTTCTCCCTCGGCTTCGCCACTTTCCCCCTCCTTCTGCTGCCAACAGCACCCTCACCGCCAATTCG CGAAGAGGTGGTTATTACACAGTTGGTGACTTTATGACAAAGAAAGAGGAGTTGCATGTGGTAAAGCCCACAACAACTGTGGATGAAG CTCTGGAAATTCTTGTTGAGAATAGGATAACTGGCTTTCCTGTCATTGATGATAATTGGAACTTA GTTGGTGTTGTTTCAGACTATGACTTGTTAGCACTGGACTCAATATCAG GTGGTGCAGGTCATGGGCGAAAAGATAACAGCATGTTTCCTGAAGTTGACAGCTCTTGGAAA ACATTCAATGAGGTTCAGAAACTGCTGAGTAAGACCAATGGCAAGGTCATCGGCGAATTAATGACCCCTGCACCCATGGTGGTTAGGGAAACAACTAATCTCGAGGATGCTGCTAg ATTGTTGCTGGAAACAAAATTTCGACGGCTTCCGGTTGTAGATGCCGAGGGTAGGCTG GTGGGAATTATCACGAGAGGAAATGTTGTTAGAGCCGCACTTCACTTCAaaaaaactaaccaaaacaaaGCATGA